AGCCTCTGTGAAGTATTACGTCACTGCTCGGCCCACATGTTTGCTGATGACCTTTGTACTCTCAGCGCTAGTACCGACCTCTCGGAGATGTGTCGCCGGGTTCAAGAGGATGTGGATGCGGTAGTTAAATGGTCACATGATAACGGCATCATATTAAACGCTGACAAAACAAAGATGATAATTATTCACTCCCCGTATTTAAGTCCTATTGATAATCCACCTCCTCTTTTTGCGCACGGCTTTGATTGCTTTCATAACAACAAAATTAACTGTACGTGTAAACCTATCGAAAAAGTTAATTGTGTAATTTATCTAGGAGTAAAAATAGATACGTCTTTTTCTTGGGATTCCCATATAGAATTTTTGTGTAGAAAACTAAGAATTTTACTAGAAAAGTTTTACCATTTACGTACTAAAGTCTCATTGCCCAtactaaaatgtttatattttgcaCTTGTGGATTCCATAATAGGTTACGCTCTTGACTGCTATGggttaacatttaaaacatacattgATAAAGTAGAATCATtacaaataagatttttaaaattactagtaaataaaaagacaaGGAATCAATGTAAAGgagattattataaactattcaaaatatgtaaaattttaccgGCTAGCCTGAAACATAGATTCCTTGTACTTGTAAATAACCATGGTAAGCAGGATCGTTTTACTAGTTTGGTGCATCATATAACTGACACAAGGTCAATGTCCAAAGGTAAATTTGAAATACCCATGGTGCAAAATTATTATGGAGATAGAACGTTGAAGAAGCGGATTCCATACTTGCTCAATAGTTTACCCGAGGACATAAGACGTGAGACTTCATTGGTTAAATTTagaggtttattaaaaaaccatttgttaaatatgctGTAACctataagtaaattaagtgtattagtattagttgtAGTAGCTGTGTTAGTAATTTAGTGATTTAgaagttatgtttatttaaggcGAGTCACCTGCAGTCAAACTGCGTAAGCAGTTTTGCGGGGCATGGTTTGATTTAAGGTGTaacttttttgtgaataaatatatttaaaaaaaaataaaaaataaataggaattaGGAATATAACAAGGGACAACTTTAGGTTGACCCCGTAATAAatacagaattaaaataatttaggatACGTGTTAGGTCGTTGACTGAAGGAAGACACAAAATAGACAATGTTACAGTACTTTTTTGTGTTAGGGTATCAAAGGGTCTAATTGCGGTTGTGATGTTTGCCAAGATTAGATTAGAAATGGCCGAATgtgtatatatgtcaccgtaaaattgtaaacaccgttagattgtaatagagtttgaatgataactaagttagtgaaCTTAGTTATCactcaaacttctttggtcaattacagattaattttacttctcaacaatttcatataactaccgaataatacgttaaattgtaagcagtacgctgaggttcacaatctttcgacagtctataatctcgcgagatagattacaatctaacggtgtttacaattttacgttaacatatctatatatatacgcAGTGTCATAATTACTACAAACATAGAATAGCTAGATATTTCGGACtgtcaatattaaaatgattgaTGGTTTAATCTGTGGTTCCTagtaagttaataattaatattggtaaacaaattttgacagtttacatcaaaattataaataaatcatggCTTGATTCAATTTGACAGTTTTCGTAACTTTTGCCTAATAAAGTGTACTACGGTCTATAACAGAGATGTATTGCAAATTGTtacaatatcaaataaaactcTAAGGtctaaaataacaaatctattaatataacaaaaactaaattggAATTCAATTGAATAAATGAAAGGTATAGACTTCAAACGCGAAAAGCGTGAGCCGGCACAGATAAGTAAAAGAGTAACATGCCATAGACTATACAATTTCgcgcctttttttttttttttttaatattatggcaacaTATTTCGCGCCTTTAGCAAATTACAAAATGTGTGTTTCAATATTCTGTGCTTACAGTACGTACAAAAAATTTTGGTTCAGAATAATATCTAAGACTTATGTGTGTTATTTTAGTTACCATGGTTCCTCTCTGCGTCATCTTCAGGTAGGGTAACTCGTCCAGCATCGACCCAGTACACTCGTGATATATTGAAGGGGCCACAGTAGCCGCCCGTACACTGATGCGATGTGTCACATTTCGTTGACACATAACACAGACAGTTGAAGCATTCACTTGACAGGTTCGGGATGAAGACacctgaaaatataatatatgtttaaatattttaaataaacgcCATTATCATGATCGCTTTAATACATTACAAAAACCTCAAAATCGTAACATTTTACAACACAAAAAGATAAGGGattcaaaaagtatttttataacaaaaagcaTCTTCCacgcaatttttaataattttcaatttgtatttttcaccAGAAGATTCTTTTGAGTTTTCGATATTATTAACTAAGAAATCCTAAGCTGCTTACGATAATCTCAATAATACATAGAATCCATTTATAATCAATTTTATGGATAATTTATTTGCGCACGTGGTTGCGTTGATTGCATTCAGAACAAAATAATGgatcaattaaaataccaTTATTTGATTAGTTTTGTCTTCTTACGCTCATCtcatctaattttattttctcacagtggttgtaCTTTATTTCTGTATACTTGCAacgaaatgttaataaaaaaataaattcaaaaacgtgaataataacaaataatgcTTTTACATTCACATAAACTGTAACCCTTACTCTAACTTCGAATAGTGATACCAACGATTCCGGTTCCAATGAGTATGAGTTACGATCCCTCCGATCAGCGCTACGGTTATTGAGAATACAACCTACAAATATGTCGGAATCGGAATCGCTGTTGCAAGTAAGAGTAGCAGCTCTCAAATAATTGACATGGAAGAGAAGATCtggtaataaattttaatttaacattgtcgtttccgataatgtccaataacataagtgtcactTATATTTAAGAACTCTTCAATATGTCAAGTTAGTTTGTTAATCCaagcgtcgcaaccccactacccctAATGTTATCTTAGGTATAGgctcatgttttaaacaattaaagccagTTATCCAGCTccaaacaaagtgtttcatttaataaatatctgtACATATAACATTAACCGCGACCGAACTTTATCGTGCAATGAAAATCAATCCAGCAGTGCCCCAGTGACTAGACCTCAGGGTGCCTGATGGTTAAGCTATGAGGCTCCATCAACCACCGCTTTTATTCCTCTCAACGAATACTTACCTCTCGAAAAGAGCATGTCACAATATTtggaaataattaactaaCTTCACAGAATTCGTGTCACTATACTGTGATAAATAgtcatttttttgtaaatatcttattgttgtattgttttttatatgtaatgttTTGTGATgtaaatgtgtgtgtgtttttttacaaaatctttttccatctaatatataaaattctcgtgtcacagttttcgttgccatactcctccgaaacggcttgaccgattttgatgaaattttttgtgcttatccgctatctatgagaatcggccaacatctgttttttatccccctaaatgttaggggtagtccacccctaaaattttttagacaaaatttttcatttccatttttttatgatacaacacacaaaaatacatacaatcctcAATTTTCACCCtactacgatcaacccctacttttcaatatagtagatagttatttttattgaactaaaaaaaaattccctagaaataatatacatggcaaaacaacgtttgccgggtcagctagtaatgaataaaaatctttcctctttgtgattttccttatatttatctaattaTCGAATAACTCATGCCAAATACAAATACCCAAAGGTCAACTCACCTATTGAGCTGGTCCAAAATGAAAAAACGAAGACGACGCTTATGATTGAAACGACTTTCCTGAACATTATTTGACTTAATATTCGTTATGGAAGCTTTTGCAGCCTGCAAaggagaaaaataataataataaaatctttattcgTGACAAAAATGGGTCGTGACAAAATTCATCTGTCGCAAGTCCCCACTAGGTAGCCCCTAGTGAGCAACCAGATCCCTTGCCCCAGGGAACAAAGTTTTAAAGCACCATTACGACTGTTTTGTTTTCTCATTTTTGAATTCCTTgggtattttttttcagagtttttcaaaacattttactataaaaaacggtaattgttttttgcaCAATGTTAGTAATACTCGTTCACCCAATTTTACCTCCGCTGAAATAGATCGCAACAACCATAAAGATAGTTTTAGTTATGATTGAAATTCtacaaaataatcataaaaagtTACTgcgacaaattaaaaaataaaaacaaataaatactagtaataatatatttctgtttcaccaacataataatatttccgcGAAAAGAATGGTATAGATTAATACGTTCTAAACATtcgtaaaaatatgtatttctatataGAACGTATACTTGTCTTTTGCCTTAGATTTTATCTGCAGCCCATGTTCGGACAAATTATTCGTAATGTATTTCGTTATTCTGACATTCGGTTAAATGAgtctgacattgacatttgATCCTTATTAAAGATCTCATTGATATCATGTTACGTCAAACTATTGACAGATTGACGTAATTTTCTAAAAAGTACAAGTTTAATAATCATGAGTATTATACAAGCAGAGCAATGCTCCTTGCCTAGCCttgttttcataatattataacttctTTAGAGGTCAttctgtatttataaaaaaaaaaattagtgacgctacaacctcattaggtctgggcctcagatttctggatatgtttcatgatcatttttaaatccaataggcaagaaggtgatcagcctccagtgcctgacacacgccgtcgactttttgggtctaagacttgttcctcacgatgttttccttcaccgttagagctaatattaaatgcgcacatagaaagaaagtacattggtgcacagccggggatcgaacctacgacctcagggatgagagtcgcatgctgaagccactagttCAACACTGCTccattcatcatcatcatctgcTCATTCTGTACTTTTACGTCATAATATATGTTGGATACCTACTATAAGTTTGACAATGACAGGTTTGACAGTAAGCTTTTTGTAGTGATGAGTAGTCAACCAAGAATGCAATACGCAGTTGGCCTTGCgtttattctataaaaaacgcTTGTAATCGAtattaactatattatttatatgtactaGGAAGCAACTACTTCAATTACGTAGTAATTAATGACACAATTACAGAACGGATTGGTTCGAGATAGGACGGAGAAAATTAGACCGTTCCTGTAACTCGGGTGTACTCCACATATGTATGTTCCATTTCGCAGTTCAATAGCTACACTTTGTATCACTTAAAACAATtcaaatgtatgtatatacacaacatttagttaattaaatttgcatgcagtaaatataattattataattttatgcaaacttaatgaaatattaatcatCGCTAATCGAAgctagtaatttttttgtgtatattattttttaaataagctcAATCTACAGCCAGGggatattaataaacaattattttgtgttgATTTTCAAAATGAAATAGGACAAAACATTCAACTAAGTTAAGAATTTACGTTGTAAAACCAAAGTTTTGCTATAAAACAGTTCCCAACAGTAAGTTATAATCAATGCAATTCTAATTACTTGTAATTATTGTGTTACTTGTTACAAACTTAACTTACCTTGGTGTTTCgcacaaaaaacaattaatgtaTGCAAGGCAGCGAAGCGACGTCGGTCAATGTATGAAACGAAATAAGgactaaattataaatattgttattgtatCTGGTTTGAAACTTGATCTACTTGATTCAAAGGTACATCGCCACCGCTTGCAGTAAAAAAAGAACTTATGTAGAAAATGTATATTGCAGGTATAACTGGtttaatatacaatacaaatattatagatatgttaaaatattttcataaaaacatGTATAATCCACAGAGGAAAagtatttaagtttattctCTATatattatcactatttttatacatttactagctgaccgggcaaacgtcgttttgccatgtatatcatttataataaaaaataggggttgatcgtagaggggtgaaagttaggggttgtatgaatgttttaattctgtatcataaaaaaataaaaacagaaaaaaatatctaaaaattaaaaaaaaatatttaggggtggactaaccttaacatttagggggatgaaaaatagatgttgtccgattctcagacatacccaatatgcacacaaaatttcatgagtatcggtcgagccgtttcggaggagtttaaccacaaacaccgcgacacgagaattttatataatagattttattgtGGGGTGAAGGAAACTATCGTGAGGAAAGCATGCCTTGTACCCAAAAAGGTGACGTCACGTGCGTTACGAGTACAAGTTAAATTCGTTGGCGGGTGTTGGAgggatgttcaaataaatgaaacactttgtttgaagctaaACCAACTGATGctaatcgtttaaaacaagggcttataacataaaattataaagggGTATTTAAAAGGGGTAGTGTAGGATTGCGACGCTGGACTTACAAAAACTGTATCATATTTATAGGTTCTTAAAACTAAGTGATGTCGACGGTCGACGAgcgagaatgttatattacattttatgaaTGTATGAAACTCAACTAGTTTCAAATCACTACCAAAACTGACGTTTTACAATTGATTGGCTACAAGTGTAAGATTGTTAACATTTCGTTGTAACTTGACTAGACTGACTGACTTCAAGGCATTATTTTTACTAGTAGATATATTAGAACACCGTGAATCGTGAGGCTGTTCCAAAACGAATAGTAATAAACTCAACACATTTATTCAAATCTGATACATGTTTGAGGAAACTGTATTGAGTACCAAAAAAATGGCGTGTGGCACAGACGGCTGATCACCAGCTTATtaattggaaaaaaatatcacgtaACATTTTACGTAGAGatggtcactctgcatcttctaccgcatttaccatggagagtgttcagaggagttgttcggattaatacctgtagctgagtttcatcatcggacgttgaggcagaatacgaaattcagctgcccactgaagtatttccgaacaaattcgacatcaggtgagcctcctgcccgtttttgttgttctataaaaaaaaattgaagccCAGATCTTGTGGCGCCGCTGGGTcgtttagttattataaaattcttaGTATTCACTCACTCATAAATCTATACGTTAACTAGATACTAATGTCACCTGTCATTTGTCAcctagatttaaattttaaacataatattgtgACAAGGTGATgctgatgaaattttgaattaatactcCTCGTACGGTTGAAACGAGGCAGGAAGGATTAACCCAAACAACTCTCCATGGTACGCTTTCTAGAATACGCATAGAGACGCAATGtctcaaattaatataataccaTAATAATGACAGTACCtaaagatatttataattgttgtcaaaacttatggtctaaatacctTCCATTtaaaagcaccttgacttttaaaatttaatctccttccccttgaaagcataacacggcagtgatctataacttctaggaaggtgattaaatagtttgatagcCATGGTGTAACAGTTTTTTGAATACACTATGGTGCAACATGCAAGCACCCACAGCCGTGTTGGTTCCCTCGGTAGATACAGAAAAGTTTCTTTAAGTTTTGAATATGGTGTGAATAGCACCAAGTCCGTACATTATAGCGTAGATTATGCATTCAGCGCGCTTACAATAACTCTTGTTATTTCCCCCAAGGCTCGCTTCCCGCTCAAATTCACTCTGCGTTACAGAATACCGAATGAAACCTCACAAAGGTCTTCATACAAagagatttaaatataacatagaTTACCTGAATACTATGAAACTgtaatcaaaaaatttcaaattattctaGTGCGGAAAAGGACGCTGGACGAAAATGTACTGTAATTAcatttttggttttattttttggattttCTTTATACTGGCTGACCTGGCAGAGGTTTATTGGAAAAATGGAAATAGGTAAATTGGAGTTGGTGACAGTAAAACGGTTAtacgtatttttaaatcataaaaaaaaatatacgaaaaagTTTATGGAGTGGGAGAAGCATTCAAATTCTGTacaaattttatctttacaaaaggaaaacgTAGGTaccttctttaaataaaaaataataattaattaatacttgaATATTATTGATACTAAGATGTCCCACATCAACTCCATATCGCATTTTCTtagaaaaagatttttttcaagtattgttatttacaatttgtaataataacaatacttaaaaatttatcaaaacaaaattaagttttgaatagtgttttatgtattaaataaaattactaagaTTACCATCTAAAAAGGGTTAAAATACGATTAAaaccacaaataaaataacttaatgtagaaatattgaatgaaactattatatataaataaaatatataaaataaatatataaatattatttcagatATAGGAGAGGACGCTTTGCccttaaaaatgtaattttaaatgttatacaCAACCCGAAGGAAACTGAAGACGGAAGTTATTACATTGACGTGTCAATTTTTTTGACCCTCAAAAGATTCTACGTGACATTGAACTGAACTATGTATGTACTAAGAATTCCAACATTGCTTGGAAACGAATGAATATTCCAAGCAGGACGTGATGAAAATTCATGAGGCCTCAAACTCGTTAAAATTATTCCGGGCTAGAAGTACTGGGCAAActcgttatttttaattgttttgacCAATTTTAATTCTCCATTAAAACCCTGGATAATCCATCCATGTATTATAATAGgtagttaatataaatttatctaaattttGCTTGACCGGGAACAAAGTTGTGAAGCACTATTACGACTGTTTGAATGTGTTCTcttcattgtattttttttttcatattttttgtaacacaTTGTATTATAAAAGCACGAGTAGGTATGTCTTTATTCTACGGAAACGATTTTGTGCACAATCTTAGTAATActtgtttacttaattttgcTTTCGTGAAAGAGATAGCAACAACCATAACATAGCCATCAAAATTACCGTAATTATGTcatcgtaattatatttaaaaaaatgaaacaatcgTAAATCGCTCTTCAGTATAATTAGATAAATTACTGTAtgtaaatttagttatttttattccgttTTATTCTGTCTTATTTCAAAAAGTCcaaatattctatattttattactagaaATCATAATATATCCGTTCAAACCCCGGATGTGCACTTAAAGATTTGGCTCTCTAAGTGCGTACTCTAGACAGTGAAAATGTTTTAGAGCCGAAATAGTTTGTTCTCTTGTGTCTATCTCAGAAACTTATCTTAAATGCCTATAGTTAAATCTAGGAAGTTCTGAAATCATCGGTAAgactacttttaattaaaatgttattgtcGCACTCGCTATACTTGATCAAGAACGCGGATCTGCAAAAAACCCAAAAGAACCGGTCTTTTCCGAATATTTTAATCCCccttataaattcaaattcaaattcaaaaatcatttattcacgtaggtaacacaatgtacacttgtgattcgtcattaaagatataaatattaatgcttctaattttacatttactgccagttctcaaatcaagggcgtagaacggaagagaagaactggcaataaactctccgccactctttttaatcgccatggttttttttttgttttttttttttacacaacggttgtaaggagctgcaaccattacaccatgttccacatgacattttaagtaattaataataagaacataaataaaaacaaagacttgtcccctatcagcaggaggcatggtgaaataggagcacgcacttacattctcgtgggaacaacacgcaaacacatagtcgaaataattaacatcaccgcatacacgaattcaagtacgaccagtcaccacaagcagcacccgttcacgagtatgacgcatggccagccatcggccccctcgccatattttagggagagagacaacccgacgcatggacgccgccacaagcaatgacatttaagcgagcatgacgatccttgaaatgtggacttggctacataagaaaataataacatacaatatataacTCGGTATACCCGGACTGCGTTACTGGAAATCGCGTTGTTTCGTAAAACCGTTTTTttgaacaatttaaaaactagGAAAACGAATTTGACAAagtaatttagtttaattttataacaacacaaTTGAAACAGATGCAAAGGTACGCAAAACTAATTATAGACTtgacaaatcattataaatttgacacTACAGAAATGTAATTACGCGTTATTCTTAGAAGATTACTATGATAAAacgttaaataaaacaatattcaatACGCCCTTAGAAAACTGACTTTTAAAGACACACTgcattatatttacattattattaaaaagcacTTCCAGGACTTTAAAAACCTCCTTTGTGGCGAAAAGACGGGAAAACTGTATGCTAAGTTGAAGAAAGCTTTGTTGCATGAAATAGGATTCTATTATGCACAGACTATAAAGCTAATGATATTGCCCGCCATTTCACGTACGTGCTGTCATTTGTCTATTGTCATtgccatattaaaatattacgagACTCGGGAACGGGAGTGTTCCCGGAGTGACGTTTTATTTCATGGTTTAATTCATATGACTTGGTTACCGTAGAgttaatttatcatttatgaataatatcGCACATTAAATGAGTCTCTTGATgctattttattgcaatttatttaatgtcttGGTTTAGAGTTTAGACTATAAAGTTTATCAGtagtcatttaattttttaaagcaatAATAGTACATGagtgtaacaaatatattatttcaaaataaaaaaaatatttgtttagggacaatttgacaaaaattTACTGCACTgcccgggaatcgaacccgggtCGCAAGAATGGGAATCTTGCATGATACCACTACACCAGCAGTGCGTGGTATTTATGATTGAAAATAATGTACAGCCCCTTGTcccattaaatatttattcaaggaataaaaaacatttttcctttaaatttaggtattataaaaaaattatcgcaaaatgaaaaaaatcttattagcTTTCGGGGagcatatttataaataataaactgtttaatataaacttcattaaatacattatgctcgtattatacatatttaataaacatacctAGTATATCAATATTTGCGTATCTCCTTTACGTTGAAGGAAAAAGTTCTAGATGAAGCAATTTTTCTTAATTCCTTTAATATTCATCCATCTGTAGGCATCTGTGAAAACTGCATTCTTAAATACAGAACCTCATAATACCTAGTGCCTGGAACTCAACATAGTGCTTAACTTAGCCGCCGACAGATGGAGTAAACAATGTAAATACAATATGTCAGAAAATAACTAAACGTATtccttataaatttattaacagaaataaaagtaaatgcTTCATTGAAATTCAAGCAATCGTTCTGAAATGATTACACTTAAATTGTTCtcgaataatttattcatttaaatttagttcatTTTCCTGTCCCTAGAGGCGCTTTCGTAGTTCCGCATGCGTAGTTGTTttcctgttttttttttcagtgcCCGTGAAATTCATGAATGGCGCTCGTTCACAGTCGAtagaacaataataaaatgtatattatttaaatgtcagAAAATGTCAGAACAAATAGCTCATATTATCAAGAAAAAACCAATTAGATAGTGTTGTGAACTGAAGACGTTGGGTTTCCCGCTAAAAtttgacaataaataaatgtaagtaaTCTTCCTTTTTgcttaatctatatatataaaaatttaaaagctataatatatgtttaaaaaagtaataagataattgtattaaaagaaaatatagataaaacattttctagCGGGACTTTTTCCTTGAAAACAAAACTGcggtaattttattgatttgacACTTAGCTCTATTCAATGTTGTGAATCGTCACTATGCgaactttttgtattaatttaaggacgctaattctttattaattcatttatttccaGATTATAAACGAATTAAcgaaatctttatatttttgattgcAAATCTTCACTTAAACCTATTTTGGTAGTATATaggtattacaatttttctgTACATAATAATCTaactatatataacatatatttaatgtgaGATTATGTGGTCTTTGACGAATACGATATTCTTGCGGTAAAATTTGCTATACATTtccgaaaataatttataagcaAAAACGTACGACCAGAaactattcaaatatttattggttataaaaacaataagcaaataataatatc
The nucleotide sequence above comes from Pieris napi chromosome 22, ilPieNapi1.2, whole genome shotgun sequence. Encoded proteins:
- the LOC125060808 gene encoding lysozyme-like, producing MFRKVVSIISVVFVFSFWTSSIGVFIPNLSSECFNCLCYVSTKCDTSHQCTGGYCGPFNISRVYWVDAGRVTLPEDDAERNHAWEDCAREFTCAKRIIGGYLSKFGQDCNGDGVTNCYDYMMINGNGGYNCRPPLNRSANGRRWLKRFEECRRSIPSLE